From one Lemur catta isolate mLemCat1 chromosome 5, mLemCat1.pri, whole genome shotgun sequence genomic stretch:
- the LOC123638725 gene encoding translation initiation factor IF-2-like, producing the protein MSFVEDKASQGYPNPPNSHLSSPSENLKRELSTGYNQNTLPPTTRIGGSRGDREGVRASSLPLEAARGSAGRRRAGAIPAAGAGRRSRRWLRGAQAPAEEGQEAVRAGGGAGRWVGWTPGAGEGLGSRRKGRPGPGEGAAVRSKGGVRGLGLWKLRGAFPAVSRTASSPAAQPRISKSTPHPSAEEEGVSGPRDGREAAAGAPSLHPGGEEAGGSRSAGAEPRSPEAEHAAPACSARVQPARRGGDRAEAVAPGRCLGPDRLHVSPARGHVHRLSPVRRPDVLRINKMKLGETGGQIAPGSLSPRPPAARPPTPTGTHLQSRPRRRAGARGASCSPSAPPPARAPSLAWGRFAAVINKEGRQAHPSKSCCCMRPSRPPRTVLFKTRLTNMRNLSPVPCIPPPPARWLPRTGSQREREGASERARSAGRSVAKTPNNAVEMRRAHPPGAGSYLAPRCPPGGRCPRLRAAAGAGAGRMLPKPGAPGAGAGGRGARIHPGSRRGRRPGPWRPRPHAPAGDGQPAGPEPVLLGVGAK; encoded by the exons CGGCGGCAGCCGAGGCGACCGGGAGGGGGTGCGCGCCTCCAGCCTGCCCCTGGAGGCGGCCCGCGGGAGCGCAGGCCGGAGGCGCGCCGGCGCGATTCCTGCCGCCGGAGCCGGGAGGAGGAGCCGGAGGTGGCTGCGGGGGGCTCAGGCCCCGGCGGAGGAAGGGCAAGAGGCGGTTCGGGCCGGGGGCGGCGCCGGGCGGTGGGTGGGCTGGACGCCCGGtgctggggaggggcttgggagCCGCCGGAAGGGGCGGCCGGGCCCGGGGGAGGGGGCCGCTGTGCGTAGTAAGGGAGGGGTGCGGGGGCTGGGCCTCTGGAAGCTGCGAGGAGCCTTCCCGGCCGTCTCGCGGACGGCCTCGTCACCGGCAGCACAGCCACGAATCTCCAAGTCGACCCCTCACCCCTCGGCCGAGGAAGAGGGTGTTTCGGGACCCAGGGATGGGCGGGAAGCGGCCGCGGGAGCCCCAAGTCTGCACCCAGGCGGGGAGGAGGCGGGCGGGAGCCGCTCCGCAGGCGCAG AGCCTCGGAGCCCAGAAGCCGAGCATGCTGCCCCCGCGTGCAGCGCCCGCGTGCAGCCGGCCCGGAGAGGGGGCGACAGGGCGGAGGCGGTGGCCCCCGGAAGGTGTCTGGGACCGGACCGGCTGCACGTGAGCCCAGCGCGAGGTCATGTGCACCGGCTCAGCCCGGTTCGGCGCCCGGACGTGCTGCGTATCAACAAAATGAAACTCGGGGAGACAGGAGGACAGATAGCTCCGGGTTCTCTgagcccccgcccccccgccgctCGACCCCCGACCCCTACCGGTACCCATCTCCAGTCGCGGCCCCGCCGCCGGGCCGGAGCCCGCGGGGCAAGTTGCAGCCCCAgcgcgcccccgcccgcccgcgccccctCGCTGGCCTGGGGGCGCTTTGCCGCAGTCATTAATAAAGAAGGTCGCCAAGCTCACCCTTCCAAAAGTTGTTGTTGCATGCGCCCCTCTCGGCCTCCCCGCACTGTACTCTTTAAAACGCGACTGACCAACATGCGCAATCTCTCGCCGGTGCCGtgcatccccccaccccccgcgcGCTGGCTTCCTAGAACAGGCAGCCAGCGGGAGAGAGagggagcgagcgagcgagcgaggaGCGCTGGCAGATCTGTTGCAAAAACACCAAATAACGCTGTGGAGATGCGCAGGGCTCATCCGCCGGGGGCTGGATCTTACCTTGCTCCGCGGTGCCCTCCCGGGGGGCGCTGCCCTCGGCTACGCGCCGCGGCGGGGGCCGGCGCGGGAAGGATGCTCCCGAAACCAGGAGCTCCCGGGGCCGGCGCGGGAGGGCGGGGGGCGCGCATCCATCCGGGGTCGCGGCGAGGGAGGCGGCCGGGCCCGTGGCGTCCCCGGCCCCACGCCCCTGCCGGGGACGGTCAGCCCGCCGGACCTGAGCCGGTGCTGCTAGGAGTGGGCGCAAAGTAA